The following proteins come from a genomic window of Lolium rigidum isolate FL_2022 chromosome 5, APGP_CSIRO_Lrig_0.1, whole genome shotgun sequence:
- the LOC124656090 gene encoding putative cyclin-dependent kinase F-2, with amino-acid sequence MAICKRPAAAAVVMGGQAVNKKRKVVVAKRTWPGPSGIKKAAAIKKPAAYATTADYEEEKTCLGEGAFGVVFKARHRVTGQTVAIKHLASPPPEVDAAECPDPREQLLREARFLEACSGNPHVVGFHGVVLNPSTTKLGLVMDFVAGQSLRDILDERQDRSAPPPPEATVRAFMRQLLTGAKGVHERNVVHRDIKPANLLLTEGEEVLKICDFGLAISASDPPPHSEAGTMPYAAPEVLLGKPDIDSLVDAWSIGCVMAELVGGEMLLLRAGEIIYLWTIFGLLGTPDEVEWPGFASLPRAAKIPALKPGQRSRLRELFPEETLSEEGFEVMEGLLTCNPDKRLTAADALKLPWFAGDED; translated from the exons ATGGCCATCTGCAAGcgaccagccgccgccgccgtcgtcatgGGCGGCCAGGCCGTCAACAAGAAGAGGAAGGTCGTCGTCGCGAAAAGAACATGGCCTGGCCCCAGCGGCATCAAGAAGGCCGCCGCCATCAAGAAGCCCGCCGCCTACGCTACCACCGCCGACTACGAGGAAGAGAAGACCTGCCTCGGCGAGGGCGCCTTCGGCGTCGTCTTCAAGGCTCGCCACCGCGTCACGGGCCAGACCGTCGCGATCAAGCACctagcctcgccgccgccggaagtcGACGCCGCCGAATGCCCCGATCCCCGCGAGCAGCTTCTGCGGGAGGCCCGGTTCCTCGAGGCGTGCAGCGGGAACCCCCACGTCGTCGGCTTCCACGGCGTCGTCCTTAACCCGAGCACCACCAAGCTCGGCCTGGTCATGGACTTCGTAGCCGGCCAGAGCCTCCGCGACATCCTCGACGAGCGGCAGGACCgcagcgcgccgccgcccccggagGCCACCGTGCGCGCCTTCATGCGCCAGCTCCTGACGGGCGCCAAGGGGGTGCATGAACGCAACGTCGTGCACCGCGACATCAAGCCGGCCAACCTCCTGCTCACGGAAGGCGAGGAGGTCCTCAAGATCTGCGATTTCGGCCTCGCCATCTCGGCCTCCGACCCGCCGCCGCACAGCGAGGCCGGCACGATGCCCTACGCCGCTCCGGAGGTGCTCCTGGGGAAACCGGATATCGACTCGCTCGTGGACGCGTGGTCGATCGGCTGCGTCATGGCAGAGCTCGTCGGCGGCGAGATGCTTCTGCTGCGTGCCGGC GAGATTATCTACCTATGGACCATCTTCGGGCTGCTAGGCACGCCGGACGAGGTCGAGTGGCCCGGGTTCGCGTCCCTGCCCCGCGCCGCCAAGATTCCAGCGCTGAAGCCCGGACAGCGCAGCAGGCTGCGCGAGCTGTTCCCAGAGGAGACCCTGTCCGAGGAAGGATTCGAGGTCATGGAGGGACTTCTTACGTGCAACCCCGACAAGAGATTGACGGCGGCCGACGCGCTCAAGCTTCCGTGGTTCGCCGGCGACGAAGACTAG